The Coffea arabica cultivar ET-39 chromosome 2c, Coffea Arabica ET-39 HiFi, whole genome shotgun sequence genome includes the window ACCGATTTCTTCACTTGTTAACAAAATCCCtgtaattattaattaatagcAGGAGGTAAATAGCTACAATtcctttttgacaaaaaaaaaagccacaaTTCCTATTTACCCATTTGCCCTCTTAGTTCTTAGCATATAGGGCATGTGAAGTGAAGCTGCTGCCAATTCACTTACGTTATGATTCACTTCTTATCCTAATTACTACTAGCGTTTTATGGTAAAAACAGTTATACACAGCATTTTGCTCCTCTATAAATGCTCTTCCATCTTTCGGCTCTTTATGAAGACATAAGTAACGTGCCAAAAGCACTTTCTGTGCTCTAACAAATGCCTACAGAGTGAGTGTGAGTGCCAATTGATCATCAATTCATACCCAAAATGAGTAGAGAAACACATATATATGAGTTGACTTTGGCTTGCAATAATAACTGATACTTCACCTTGTAATGCCAACTAAGAGAAGATTTATGTCACACCATCATAGCATTAAGATCTAAGATTTTTTTAAACTCCCAAATCAAGGGTAATTATGCCTAATGATTACATATACTAGCTAGCACAAATTACAATCAATCTATCCAGATTCAAGAGTAAACTTGAGGCCCTTTAAATTGTTGCTTCTCCACTTTATCCATAACTCTTCATAGAACCACCAAACCTAACCTAAAAAACCTCTCTCCCTCTTGTATTCAGAAGAAGATCATGGCAAAGAAACCTAGCATGGGTCGCCAAAAGatcaaaattgcaaaaattgagatCAAGAATCATCTCCAAGTTACATTTTCAAAACGCCGTTCGGGACTCTATAAGAAGGCGCACGAACTCAGCACTCTCTGTGGCGTTGAATTAGCCATTATAGTTTTTTCCCCAGCGGGAAAAGTATTTTCTTTTGGCCATCCTAGTGTCGATTACATAATCGATAAATTCATTGCGCGATGCAGAAATCCTCAGCCAAACTCGAGTGCACTCCACCTCGTTGGGGCTCACAGGAATGCCAGTAGTGTCCGGGAGCTCAACTTGCAGCTCACTCAAATTCTCAGTGAATTAGAAGTTGAGAAGAAAAGAGGCGAGGCATTTGATCTCATGAGAAAAGCCAGCCAAAATCATTATTGGTGGGAATCCCCTGTTAATGAACTTGGATTACACGAACTTGAACAACTAAGAGATTCACTGGAAAACATGAAAAACAGTGTGACGAGTCATGCTAGCAAGGTGGCGGCTGAGGCTAATTACAACAATTCTTCATTTTTTACACTAAACAATTGTGCTGCTGCGGGATTGTATCATCAATATGAGAGCAAACCAACCGGGGTCAGCGTGGGTTCGGTCCATCCTAATATCTTCAACTTTGGATATGATAATGGAGGATTTTGAAGCCTATTCGGTATAAACTTATCTCGTTTTTCCGATTTGACTTTGGTGCATCAAGCTAGTGCCTCGCTAGTCTAAACTGTCAATAATTATGTCATTGCTCTTCTCTGATGATTCCTCCATCAATCTACTATAAATAGTTTAATCTCATAAAGGGTGCGTTTGGTACTATAgaattgaaattgaattagaATTCGAATTCTATAAAATTGGAATTCCAAGTCATTGCAATTCTTTCGTTTGGAAAATGCATAGAATTGGTATGGAATTTCAAATTCTTTATTTGCGTGAGAGAAGAATTCATTAGATATTCATGAGATAAAAAAAGTagctcaaaaaataataaaggtgGTGAGAAAAAATTGTGttaaaaatccccaataaagtTTTTCCCAAACAACTACTATTCAAACAAACAATTTGGCTTCTAATTAGGATTAAAAGCAGTGAAACATCTCCAACAATCAACCGAGCTGCATGATACCCCTAGCGATTCTTGCACCTACTTTGGACCTTTGATCTGAACTGAATTAATGAAAAAGAtaacttcatcaatttcattagaTAAATGACCTTTGCAGCTTCACCCTCACCTTCAGTGGGATCCTTAATTGACGAGGCTAACTAAACAAAGGgaatttgtcttttgatttccAGGGCAGGCTAGTCGTCCATTAGTGGCGGTCCGTGGACTTTTACTTTGGACATCTTACATGTTATGTTAGTTGAATTCCGTAGCACAGCCTTCACATCACTTAGAGCTATCAGCTATAATATTTGACAGTTGAGTTATTTTTCATGTTGTAAACATGTAACCGAGAGAAAACATGAACATTGTACTCTTCCTAACAGAGACCTTAGTTAGTGTACCAACAATGGTTCAAAGACTTGGCTGAGTCGTCACCAGAAATGGGCTTTCCGATCCGATACCAGGATGAGATGGTTCCGAGATAATGAATTGTCGAGAACTTGGCCGAATCACCGAAAACTCAACCAAGACGTCTTCGAAATGGATAGAAACGGTCGAATCGTCCCGAGTCACTCCGAATCATCCCAaatcaatttgaatttttattatttttactaatttttaattatttttgtttatcatattttttacaatttttaaaatattaaatattttaaaaatttgcgTTTCGCTGAGACCGCGGTCGATGCGTCGAGACAGATGTGGAACAGTTTGGGCCGCGACCGCAACTGCGAcggcgactttgaaccatgttaCCAACACGATTGTGATTCCTTTGATGACATGTTTTATAAGAGTGGGTAGaggatttatatatatatatatatgaagttTCTTGAAACCTACTAATGTATTTCTTTAGTGACATGTGCTAAATTTCCAAAACCCTATTTGATTATGAACAATGTGATTGATGGTAGTTTGATAGCGTACCATGTTTGTAAAAAACAAAACATTTCTAGGGGAAAGTGGAAAGATTGTGCATGACGCAGGAAACCATATGCTCAACCCCTCCTCTCATCGTCAACAAGCTGAATTCATTTCACCATCCATTGTCAACGTGGACTGCAATTGCCATTGATTCCCAACCAAAAGTACTCGTGCTGCTTGCAGCTTAGATATTGGCAACTTTTCTTAGTAGCTATCCACATTCAAATAccttaataaaaaaataaaggggACGGTTTAGAGATCAGTTTGAAACCTCGGGCTGATTTTATCTACAGCTAGTATAAATTTGAGGTAAATTAGGCACATTTCCCCCACATCCGAAGTCGAGAATCAAGCTACCCTACCTAGGCAGAAGTAAAGTCCACAGCCATAATCATGGATCTCCTACGCTTCAAATTTGTCTTAATCAGCATATTCAGTCTGGCTAAAATAAACTTAGTCCTTGGACACATTGGCACTGCCACTTCTTACAATCCTCCATATACCCGTGAGCAACATTTGATTTCTCAGAAGTTTCTATATCATTATTTAGCAgcagcttttttgttttttcagttGTTTGAGAATCGTATTAGGAAGGATATGGAATTTGattataaaatttactctaaaTTTAACTCGTGCAGCCACCAAGTGCGGGGGAAACAGAAATGATCAGTTTCCAGCAGGAAATCTGTTCGTTGCTGTGAGTGAAGGGCTGTGGGATAACGGGGCTGCATGCGGCAGACGCTACAGATTAAGATGCTTGAGCGGCAGCAACAAGCCATGCAGAGATATTGGCACCACCATCGACGTTAGGGTGGTGGATTTCTGCCCAAGACGCCCATGCCCTTCCACCATTGTTTTGTCTAGTGATGCTTTTGCAGCTATCTCCCGCAACCCTGATGCCAAAATCAACATTGAATACATCCAGTACTTACACTTCTTCCTTGTCTCCAGCTTATTATCTTCACTATGTTCTTCGGTTGCTCCATTGCTTAATATTTTACGTCACACCTTTTGCAGGATATGAAGAGGGATTTgacttccatatatatatatatatacgtgtaATTTTACGGGCTGAAGATCAAGAGGAAAAGGGCATCCTTGGAAATAGGAACAGAACTAGATAGCAAAATGttgtttaaaaattcatttcccTTTGTTATCGGTATATCCTATTAAATGATGGCAAACGAGCACAAAAAATGTACTAAAAGTTTCGACGTGATGTACACATCAAATGATTTCAAGAGATGGTTCCCGAAATTGAGTTGCTTTTGCATTAAGAGTACCAAAGCTTTCCTTTTGATTCTGGAAATACGGATGAAGATGGCGGACACCTTCCAGGTATAAAGGTGTTTGCATCTCAATCAAGCGGGAAACCTGCATGTACCAGCCTTTTAGTTCATGCCCTAATGTACAGTATATAGAGGCCACAATCACAACCACAACTTACCAGATAACAAAGATAGAACAAAAGATATTAACAGATTATTCCTGATAGCAAATCTTAGGCCATGGCGAATACACCAGTCAAGAACTGAGTTAATGAATCCACCAGATTCATCTTATTATGGCAGCATGACAATTTCTTCTGCTAGTCTAATGAAGCAGGTATTATTGGGTGCAGCATGGGACACTATCTGAATGTTGCTAGGGGTACAAGTCTTAGTTGTTTTGACGACAAACTTGTTTTCATCAATGGCAATAGTGGGTTAAGTGTTACAAAACCAACTCAAGGAGTAAAGTGGGAGAAAGTAACTTTAAGACTAACATGCAAAGCATGCTAAACCTGATGGGGTTTTACTGCGATTAACCCTTCAGGGAAATTGCAATAACCTTCTATGAGAAGGTTTAACATGCTAAACTATGGACTTAGAAACAGCATTTCCTATGACTTGACAGAAAAAATGTAGAACATTCATGATAAAAGACGGCAAAAATTGACAATCACGCAAAAAATGACTTACAGCTCGGCGAAATGCAAACATCTCCTCTTGACCAGATAGCATGGAAGTAATTCCAGTTGGTGTACCACCAGAACTAACTGTGCCCTCTGCTAGAACATCTCGTCGCAGTTTGGCACCTTCAGTCTCTGTTTCAAATTGGAAGCTGGAAAAGGAGAGCAGAAATGAACCAATGTAGTCTTTATAACCAAAGACAGAAgttgaagctaaaagacaggtgATGTAGATGGCATATTGCTTAAACTTTAAAGTTTTCCAGCAACTCTAGACGGGTCAAAGACTGGCCTTACGAATGTTATCCATTCATATTTGATTCGATTTTCTCACTGAGAATGTACTTGACCAGAAACTTGATCATCAGTCACCAGACATAAAAGAGAAGTAATGTCTATGCCAAAAgtcacttccatactcttttaaaACAGTAAATTCACTATATCCATTTTACTGCCAATCCTGATATCATGCTACCAACCTAGTGCATACCCTTAGATTTCTTAATAGCAGGTTTAGATGACATTGCCATTTGGGAAGCAATGTGTAATATAAAACTATGTCTTTTGCATTAAAAAGAGACAATTATTTGTGCCTAAATTTGAATTGATCAATTTATCACATCACTCTGTTAATGAAAATGTTATGATTCATTTTCTGGAGGGAAATATCACGTCTGCATACAAGGACGACATATTTGGTCTTTTAATCCTCGAATCCTTTCATAAGTATTACTAACATAACAATCTATTCTACTAAAATCAATTATTCATTGAAATCGCAGCAAGTaaatcatctctctctctctctctctctctctaatgtATATTAATGCTTTAGGATTGTCCTTGACGAATCATAGTTAATTTACATTATGAGATATTAGGCCAAAAGCACACTAAgtcataaaaagaaaaaataaagacgTACAGGGCAACATAAAACTGAACTGTCAGAATataggaaaaacaaaaatgaaaataggGCACACCGTAAGCAGAGGTAAAGCACAGCGCACATTTTTCACTGAAAATTGACACATAAAACTTGCATCATGAGAAACAATGTCAAAATGGTACaataaaaccctagctaatGAAAGAACTTGGCTCTGCTCAGGAGAAAAGAAGCAGAAAACagatataattaaaaaaaatgaaaaaaaaacctCCATGGCTCTAGGAAACTTCTCATAATAGAATTTTGATACTTTTAGGGAATACTTTGTTATATAACATTGATCTATAATGAATTGATGACATGTTGCAAGTATGCTAGGTAGTGTAAAATAATTTCTGATGAAACTCATGCGTGTCAATAGATGAAAGAGCTAACTAAGCAAAGCCAAAGGGTGTGGGGGTCATCCATGGACCAATGTGTCAAGAAACTCACAAAAGAAGAATGATCAAATGATTTCCTCACCTCTCCAAGTCAAAAAGTGTACCCTCTTCAGTTCCTTGAAATAGGTCATCTATTGAAGAAGCAGCAGAACAGTATAGGCAGCAATGGTGATTGTAAAGTTCATCAATGAGAGTTATAAATCTCCGAGCCTGGAAGCGAGAAACCCAGTATCGGTAATTGTAGCTGGTAATCATACAGAAGCAATATCAATCTGTTTATTAGACTGTCAGTCTATCagtttgtcttagctttccaaagaTAAGATAATCATTGGAAGCTTTAGAATGCTCACACATTGGTCAGTCTTATCCAAGAAAAACAGGATAACCTGATAAACTGCACAAGCACCTTGCAAGCATATAGAGCAATCTATTAGGTAGCTTGTAAACTGTTGTCCTTAAAAGGTGCCTTAAATTGTTTCACTAAAATGGCACCATATTTTAGTATGCTGAAAACTATGATCCCTAAATACACTGAGGGCGACTATACTTCAGAAACCCATCCATGAGACTGAATAAGCCACCATGATCCATGGAACATGTTCAAACTCAAGCTAAGCGCATAGCAATCAGGAATCTAGAAGCTGTATCTTATTGTATACTACTAATGGTGGCTGGTAAGTTTCGAAGTAAGTTTATCATAAACCTTGAGACAAGTATGATTTTCCCTTGAGATGACATTTTAAGGGAACCTGTTCGACCTTCAAAAGCTCCCTTCCCCCTTGATGTAATaggtaaaataagaaaagaaagactAAAGTGAAAAATAGGCAATTTCTCCTTACATTAAactgaaagaaggaaaaagaagaatgtCAAGTGAACAGCATGGGCGATAAGAAGCATATCTATTCATTTAAAGCCTGATGTAAATCACAAAAACTTGCATGCACAAAAATGCTGTAGGAATTGATACTGATGTACTGAAGgaaatagcattcacttaagcAGCCTTGGTACCTTATCACGAATTCGCATGCTCATAGTAGGGATGTCTGAGATAAAGATCATGTGGTAATTTTTAGCTACAGAAATATAATCTGCGGCTCCAACCTGCAATAATTGCTAATGGGATCAAACAGGAAAAAGAAGGTAAAGGGGGACGTGCAACAAGGTCAAgcatcaaaaaattaaattaaaatgcaGTGCAGATGTCACTGAGTGGTTGGTTCATCTATCAGGGACAGGAATTGATAGCTTTAGTATACACTCACAAACAGTAAGAATCATCTGAGACTTGGAAGATATTTTTTAGGAAGGAATactcatatttttccaccaaagtACTTTTCTTTGTAGTAATATCCAATAATATGACAGTATGAACTCTTTGAATATTGATCTAGACATGGACCTAGCTATTTTCATTTGTTTCATCAAGTTTCCTTCCTTTTGTTTGCAAAAGTACATTACAAGATGGAAGGAAGGATTTCAATTTAAAGATGTGCAAAAATATACGAGGCACAAATCTTAGAAAGAGTCAAAGCAAGTTTAACAGTCTTTAGTCGTAAAATCGACCAGATATTGCTTCTGTTTTCGAATGTTTTCAGATAATGAATGATACTAAATATGCATCAGCATACACACAATAGAAATTGTTCCAGCATGAACAGAGcgccaaaagagagagaaaaaagataGACTAGCTTTGAATTAGTGATACTATAAAAAAACACTAAACCACAATCTAAATATTTCGAGCTTTTCTATTTACAGTACCATCATTT containing:
- the LOC113721948 gene encoding EG45-like domain containing protein, whose product is MDLLRFKFVLISIFSLAKINLVLGHIGTATSYNPPYTPTKCGGNRNDQFPAGNLFVAVSEGLWDNGAACGRRYRLRCLSGSNKPCRDIGTTIDVRVVDFCPRRPCPSTIVLSSDAFAAISRNPDAKINIEYIQI
- the LOC140035537 gene encoding agamous-like MADS-box protein AGL62, producing MAKKPSMGRQKIKIAKIEIKNHLQVTFSKRRSGLYKKAHELSTLCGVELAIIVFSPAGKVFSFGHPSVDYIIDKFIARCRNPQPNSSALHLVGAHRNASSVRELNLQLTQILSELEVEKKRGEAFDLMRKASQNHYWWESPVNELGLHELEQLRDSLENMKNSVTSHASKVAAEANYNNSSFFTLNNCAAAGLYHQYESKPTGVSVGSVHPNIFNFGYDNGGF